CCGGGAAGGCTATGAAGAAGATCGATTGACCAAAATGACGTGCAGTTATGTCACAAACCGCACTTGATCCGGGTCCCACTGTGACACGTCGATGTGTTTATCTCGGGAAGCTCAACATCAACATGATATTCCCGTATAGAGATAGATAGGATAATGGTCTGACGTCGTTTATCTCACGCTTTCGATTTCCAACAAATttatttcttgtacttctcatataaaaattaaattaaaaaatttatattatcaaatttttagaaagTCCCATTTAAAACTACTATTCAAACATCAAACTCTATATAAATTTCTCTATTtggttaaatattattattttattaattttaaactgattaagaaaagaaaggttaaaaataaaattaaaaaattatataacttttacAATTTAGCTCTTAGAATATAGGAACATCAATGATAAAAGTTAGatataaaatagagaaaaaaaaaatttattaaataagtgTCTTCAAgatatttgttaaaattttagaaaaaagctAAATATAAAGAGCCTATTGTGAATGTTCTTAACCGTGTTTGGTTGTAAGTTATTTTATTcgagagaataaaaaaaaaatacttcataAATAAATTGGAAGGAAATATGGGTAGCATTTATCCTTAAATATCAAAAGATATTGAAAAACATGGCATTTATAAAATCAACTGTTAGTTATTGTAGAAAATTCTAAAGAGAACAAGTGTTGGAATGAATGAGTAACTAATTAATAACCAAAATTGGTTAAGAAAAGGTAAAAGCTCATTTTTTACCGAGTTGGAGCCAATAGCTTAAAGCCTTAAACccaggaaaacaaaaatattacaattatTTGCCAAGCCGAATTCATTCAGCACCCccaaaggaaaaattaaaagtagaaaattatttattttcatatttactgTTTTCTGTACCAAAAGCAATGAAATTTACACTAATATCATCAGATAGGGACCATCTTCCTGTCAAGGGGTTGTACACAAATCCAGCCATCTCTCTGACCTGTACAAAGCCAACCAAACAAACAGCAAACAATTTTTACTAAAACGTGCAGGGGTTaaaattattaatgaaattCATGGAGAAACCATAACGTATTAAACTATTTTACATACACTAATATTGGCACGTTGAAGGATCAGGACTAGTTCTTCGGGAGTGAGAAAACTTGACCACTCATGTGTACCTCTGGGAAGCTGTAAAATAACAAGTTTATTGTCCCTAAGATGCGTGAATATATAAGAGGGAAACATGACATATTCCTTAGAGGCTGCCTTCTAATTTCTGGTGCAGGTCCCTTCTACTCATTCTTATCAAATTATCAACAAAAGCTATGTGGGGAATCTGAAAGGtaattaaaatgaaacaaaacccATACAATTTACAATCTTCCTTGTGCATCCATTATTTCCACACACAAACGAAACGACGTTGGAAAGAACCATGGTGTACATTCTTCAATTCTTTCGTTTTTGGTCAGACACTTCCATAGATGTGAAATTCTTTGAAGATGCAAATTATTTGTTAGAATCTTGACTAGTCAAAATCTAAATAGAGCATTGTACAACAGTGTAAGAGGTGCTAAAAGGCTAATTAACAAGCTATATTTGAGAGAAGTATACCCAACGGAGGAGGTACTCTGCTGCAACAATGGCAGTTGCATATGATTTCATAGAACGGTTAATTGTTGATATCACAGCAGCTCCATCAGGAACAGCTAATGCCGCTAGAGACTTGCAGAATTCAGCAGGATCTGCTACGTGCTCAATTACCTTAAGAAAAATTCCAATTGCACACAAATTGGATATGGGTTGAAAATAGGAACacaatttagaaaaatattcaatGCAAGTCCAAAACAGTCTAAATACACTCTAGAGAAGCAAGCACGAAGAAAAGCATACTTTCAAAGTTAAAGCATGAGaaaaacaacccaaaatttCAAGAATACTAGTAAACCTTCGATAAAGTTTCCATCAACCATCACAAAATATTGCTTCATATTCAATTTCACAgtagatactttttttttttttttttttttgataaataagtgattTATTGAAAAGCACAAAGAAGCGCAACCCTAGTACCCAGGAAGTATATAAAGAAAGGTCCAACTAAAGGcaaaaagaagaacataaaaataaaaattgagacaatGAAAGATTGAGGCACACTAAAAGCATCGGCCCAATGAATCAGAGTTTGAATAAACAACTTTTTGAGCTCTTCCATTGacttttcttgatcttcaaaacatttCCATTATGCTCTCGCCAAATAATCCACAGTACGCATAGTGGTGCAATTCGCCATACCTCCTTAGCTGAAATATTACCTCGTTGACTGCGCTAACATGCTAACAATTCTACCACTCCAGGCATGACCCATGTAAcagcaaaaagagagaaaatgtaacaccccaccccatTGACACACattattgtccgcttttggcttcCCCAAACCAAACTtccaagaggtcacccatcccAGTACTTCTCGCATAAACTCGCTTAACTGCGAAGTTctaatgggatcatgaccatcacgaaTTTAAAACGCGTTATCATGAAGGGTGTAAAGTACATATATAAacacatctccatctccatacccaggcgatgtagGACACCACAAAAAACCATACTTCATAAAGCTTGAGCCACTTCACAGTGAAGGAGAATATGGTTTACAAACTCACCATTGtgcttgcacatacaacaccatccCACCACAATGATACCTCTTTTACGCAAATTATCCAAGGTCAAAATCTTTCCAAGAGTCGTCGTCCGCACAAAGAAACTAACTTTCAATGGAACTTTTACTTTGCATATACTCATCCACGGGAAAAAGGAAGTCACATCTGTCCCCGAAGAAGAAAGCTTACGAAAAAAGACCTGACCTCAAAGATGTTAGAAGAGGTGACTTGCATTTCCTCTTCAACCTCACCATGGGCCCCAAACAATTATGGTCACTTTTACACCCATACCTTTTGACTTaagcttctctctctcacacctcCATTTTGTCCCTTCTTTAttaagcttcttctagaagctttgacaAAATGGCTTTGTTGTTAAATGTTGAAGCCATACGGTCATGAAGAGATGCAGCTACTTTAGTTgagaaaaaatagagagaaagaagagctGAAGTTgccgagagagaaagagacttgTGTTGCAGAGGGAAGAAGAAATACaccatttttatttagtttgatCTCACATTTAGAATGCTGaaaagcttagagaattttagagaatattttctcttttgtatttaattctcttttgagtgagattagggtgtattggggcttttgagtttaagtggttttgtttgtactactctttgtactccactcttttgttagtgaatttttcctggatcgtctccgccagtgaaTGTAgacttgttaagccgaaccacttaaatcttggtgtcttgtgtggttgtgttatttttctattctgcacttttctacttctttggtaaTCTTGGAGTTTAcatttgtcacaacaaaagATATGTCATTTAGAAGGAGTCCACCGCATGCAATCCGACACCCCCATGTGACTACGGAAAGCATATAACTTCCCAAAAAAGGCCATCACCACCTCTACCTCCCAATCCTAGACCGCCCGTAAAAAAGGAACATTCCACTGTATAACACCATTGGCCAGCTGCATATGATCCCTAACCCATGCCTCCTTATTACCCGCAATTTGAATAATGCAGGAAAGGCTTCCTTTAAGGACTAATCCCcgcaccaaatatcatgccaaaatctaatgTGGGAGCCATCTCTTACTCCAAAGCTAATAAATCTCGAGAAAACTTCCCACCCTCTCCGAATATGTTTCCACACCCCAACTCCATGCCCTCCACCATCTTGGTACACCATCCACCCTTCATGCACCCATGCTTGACTTCTACAACCAACCTCCAACACGCTTCCCTTTCTGTTGTATATCATCATaaccatttacccaataaagCGAGATTGAAAGTACGCAAATTTCAAATTCATCAACCACCATCTTGCATGGAAGAACAAATTTGAGCCCAATTTCACAGTCAATTACTTACATTATCCTTTAaggaaaatccaaatttaaattatGTGATTTATGCTATCTATTCGGCATCCACAGAGGACTTCCACACTGAAGGAATGCAATTTCATGATGGAGCATTGAATCTTTATGCTTGCTTTCTACTTTGTTATAttgtcttttagtttttggGCTATAAGTGTGCTCCTATTTCTTTTGCACAAATAAATGATCATGTTACTAGCTTGTGACTTTTATTAAGCTTCAAGGTCAAATTAAAAGGCTGTGTATCAGGGATTAGTCTCATGGGGTATCTTAAAagtgtagtatttttttttttttttataggtaacaTCAATTTATACAAAAGCGCAAAGGAGCGCAACTCacgtacacaagaagtatacaatagaGCCCACATATGCAATAGCTATTAAGTTGAAAATGAAGCACATAAGTCTAAAAATTCCGCAAGCGTTACAGCTTGCGACGAATGCCACATTACTCTCCATGAGAACAGTGTttggagcacccttttcttcaactctatgAGTCCAAGTTCCCAGTCCTCAAAACTCcgtgcattcctttctctccataagcaccacattacACAGAAAGGAGCCATTCTCCAAATTTGCAGAACTGTAGGATTACCCCTTTGTCCTCTCCAATTTCCCAAACATTCCTTCATCCTACCCGGCATCACCCACGTAACACCAAACAACTGAAAAACCATGTTCCATAACTCtatagcaacctcacaatgcaataataaatgatcaattgattcaCCACTAtgcttgcacatacaacactacACCGTCACTATAATGTTCTTACGTAAATTGTCTAATGTTAATATTTTCCCCAATACCgctgtccacacaaaaaaagccactctcggaggagctttactcttccaaatacCCTCCCAAGGACCAACCACCGGAGCCGAATTAACCCTTACCTGATATACAGTTACCTAAATTAACTCTTAAAAGTGTAGTATATATAGTCTTTCAAGAGTTTTTGCAAGGGACTCCACGATATACAActaaaatttcagatttctattctcattttctttaaacCCAGAAACTCAAAAAGTTTGAGTCCAAATTCAATCCTTTTGTATGGCCAAATAATAACTCAATCCTCTCGCTATTTGTCTAAAGTTTTCTATTGCTTTAATGTTTGATCTACCTCTAATATCATCAAGCTCAATATAAATAAGGCTTTTGAAGTTCTTGTAAGGGGTCTTGACATCAAATTAAAATCTCAGATCTGAATGTTTAAATCTCTTGAACCACAGAAACTCATAAATTTTGAGTTCCAACCTCAATCGTCTTGTATCCCCCCAAAAGAAACCGACGCCCGGGGctcccccaaaagaaaaaagaaaaaagggaaaacaatTTCAACCTCTTAATAGTATTCACATTTTTGCATTGCTTTATTGTTCTTCTGACTTGGAACATCTATTATCGTCTCTtctttggacaaaaaaaaacatgttactGCATCAACTGGCTAGCCAGCTAAGGCCTTTTTGCCATGTCTTTTGTGCAGGGGTTAGCTGTAGCCAACACAAGCCAAACCATAGAAACTAATCAGTCAACCCCTAAACAAAGTTGATTCAACCATCAGCCTAAGTTGATTTCATCACGTACATTGTCCCCTTGTTACAGTTTCTAATGTTATATTGGTCCATAATTTGAGGCATTGAAGCTTAGTGGAGCATGATGTAATGCTTAAATTACAACTATTCTGACCTTGACTTCACCATTTGAGGCAATCTACTGTGTTTGTTATAAATACAtgtgaaaaaactaaaaatacaaaGTTGTACAACTTTTGTTTCAAAGATTCACAATGCAATAATGATATCAATCAATAGATTTGAGGTGTATGTGTCCAAGAGAACACTTATCTTCTTAACATGTATGGTAGCCAAAATGTACTTCAAATCAACCTTTTCATTATTTGAGTTGGTTAAGCACAAAAGCACTACTCAGCTCCTCATAGTTTCCCACAAAAGTTTCTTAAAAACTATGAGATGCTCATTACAATTAGTAAATGATGGGGAGAAGTCCAAGATTATATGGAAAAAGTAGAAAATGCATATAAGATAGCAACGTTAGCAGGGTAGGTAAATCATAAAAGAACACCTAATCGCTTACATACATCCCAATATGCAATATCACCCAAAAAGAAGTGAAAGGGCCAAGTAGAAAGAACTAAATTGTGAATGCTGACCTGATTTTACATCCAACAGGAAAATAGTAAATCCATCATATAAATTAACATAGggataaataactaaataatattttatacatTCAAGCACACAGCAATCACAACATCAAACTTACtttcttcttctaaaaaatAGTAAATCTATCATATAATACATAGGGGATCCACAATTCGTATGTATAAAGAACtagataataatttttttttttcatgcatacatatatacaaacagagggagagagagagagagagagaacatacTTCTAGAGCAATCACAGCAtcaaactttctttcttcttctaccAGCGTTTCtaccaataaaatcaaattcaGAAAAGCTTTCTACCATATTTCAGTAACAagacacaacaaaaaaatgtcaattatGCTACCTAGTCCTCACATATGGGCCAATTAGTCCCTTTGCAAAGGGATGTAACCATCCATTGTAAAAGATGCAATAGCTTACATACAGAGAAGTAATGcattttgaaagcaaaataGGAATGATATACCTTAAAAATATGACCTACAGAAGAAATAAACAAGGTTGGCATGTACCAGCTGTTGTGCAACAGTATTCGATAGTCGATGTCACTTGATCCAAATCCTGTGCAGAAAGGTAATGTTAAAAACTTTCCAGACACTTAAGTCTAAAACAATCTACAAGAACAAACAAATATAATCTTTTAAATACCACAAACaaatataatcttttaaagaccAAACTTGTAATTTACTACAATGATGCTCAGAGACACAATTCATTTAAATCCAAGATGTACTACCACCATAGCTGGCTACTCTAGAGGCTATGGTGGAAACCTTAACCTCTCTTCAAAAGTATCACAACTGTGCTAATTACGTAAAATAACTCCATTATACATTTACTACAGAACTAACTGCTCCGGTGACTAATTTATAAAATGAAGATGCACAATTTCTCTCTAACTCCCTCTCTCCCTAAGCAAATATGGAATAGTGTGAAGGCATCAATGATTTGTTACTTTTCAAATCCGAGTCCACCTATGGACACAAAAATCAGCCAATCATTGGCCAtgttgatggaaaaaaaaaaaaaaaaaaaaaaccgaaagcCCAAAACAAATCTAAACCAATTcttaacaacaaaaaatgcGTAAGAGCTCTCTCCCAGACAGAAAATATACTAGCATCTAGTGACcctttactttttaaattcatcTCTACATATGGATACTAAGAAATCAAAGTCTAAATCATAGAATGACCATACAGCATGTAGACGTGCAATCTTGATATTTTTCTCCACAGCATCAACTCCTGTTACTGTAGCTCCCATTCGAGCTAAAGGCTGAACAGGCAAAAGAGAATAGTAAATACGAGGAAAATATCacatagtttttttaaaaaaaaaaaaaaaaaaaaaagctgaaatCTATTACCAGTATACACAAACTTAAGCAATGTAATGAAGCATAATATTGCATTAACTAATACAGTTACATCCTTATATTATTAGCACACAATTATATTTGCATTCTAACTGTTGTCTACTTCCTGACCACAATGGTAATTAGGTCTAGAAATTTAATTGTGTATGATGTATAAATTCTTGCAGAAACCCTCTCGAcagacaaacaaaaaagaatattaaagtaatattttataattttaaggcATGCAAAaaagatttataaaattttatggtCTGCAATGATATATGAAAATGAtggaaatctctctctctcttgccaaTGCATGTAGGCGCGTCCTGACATTCCTCATCAGTTGGTTGGTTTTTCCAGAAATGGCATCAacctagtttttcttttctggtaAATAGCAATGGGGAATTCAAGTTGGTTCTATGTTGAAACTAAGTCACTCGAGCTTTCGACAAAGGAGGGGTTTTCTGTTTtactctatctctctctcttttgtcaGTGCGTGTAGACGTGTCCCAACATTCCTCATCGGTCAGTTGGTTTTTCCAGCAATGGCATCAACTTAGCTTTTCTTTTCTGGTAAATAGCGATGGGGTATTCAAGTTGGTTCTATGTTGAAGCTAAGTCACTCGAGTTTTCGACAAAGGAGGGGTTTTCTGTTTTACAAATTGTTGAAAGGAGTAAGGGTGTTTCTTGAGTAAAATAGTTGGGTAAGGTTAGTTTGGCGTGGTTGTTGACTACAGAGGCTTTGACTCAAGGGGAGGGTTTGAAGGAGTTTGTGAAATCCTCCAGCGTTGGTAACAAAGCATTCATTACCCGGAGATGTTATAACAGTCATGGTTGTTTTCTGGCTCTTGAGGAAGATGCAGGTGGTGGTCAGAGGTTTTATTTTCATATCTGAAGGAAGAGAAGGGAAGGATTGGAAAAGTTGCACCCACAAGTTGCCGAAGGCTTAAGCTCTTTTCCAGTCGTCCTTTGACACTGGGTTGAGAATATTGCCTTCCCGAAAGCTTCACAGTGGTCTTCATTTGTTCGGAATGGGTGGTAGTACATCAGCATTAGCGAGAAAGGCTTCGGCTAAGGTTGCTGGAAAAGGTCGAATGCGGTTTTGGTAGGGTCAGGGCAGACTCTGACAATTGCCAGAGCACCTAAGGGAAATGTTGGTTTCAAATGTTAGAGAACCAAGGGGATGGGGTGTTAGCGGTAGGGGAGCGCCCAGGGTAATTTCTGAGTATCCCAAGTTTCAAGCTGACACAATCAGATTGAAGGATCCTAGGAGAGATTTGGGTGCAAACCTGGATTCGTTTATGGTCCAGTTGGGTGTGGTACCATAAAGGAAGTATGGAGGCTGGTTCCGATGTGTTTagtgtggtgtctttggagttACAGAAATGCTTGGCACTTTGACGACGAGGAGACATCGATGACAGAGTTGCGAAAGACTCTGGTGAACACGTTACATATTTGGATATCGGCACATCATAGCTTATTTGGTTCGAATTTTGCAGATTTTGACtttatgttcttttctttcttcatctTAGAGGTTCTCTTTTATACTCCTTGTGTACTAAGGTTATGCCCCTCTACGCCTAATTTATGATATGaccttacttatcaaaaaaaaaaaaaaaagctagtcATTTTGATGGAGCAGATGTGACTAGCGTTTTCCCTGGGTCGTACAACTAATGAGTAAATTCCATCTAGTTGGTTAGTTTAAGATTTGTACTCTAATTTTCTCATGCAGTCTAAAGGCTAGAAACCAGCTATTGTTTAACTGAGCTCTCTTAGGGAAGTGATTATGGCGTTTTGCCACAGAGATGGAGGCTTTGTTGAGATTGGTGGTAGAAATTAAATATGACAACATGTGGGGAGGTGGTTTTCCAATGCGGTTTCTAGGTCCTTCGGGATTGGGGTGTGGAAAAAATTAGGAGGGGTGGAAGGATTTCTCTAAATTtgttagatttgaggtgggagatgggcCTAAGATTAGGTTTTGGCATGATCCATGGTGTGGGATTTAGACCTTGAAGGCAGCTTTCCCAGAACTTAGTATTGCTTAGAGTAAGAAGGCTTCGGTGTTAGAATATGTGCAGTTTTCTAACACTTTCCAGTAATGGATTagttgcatgtgcaagaagagtgaggAAACATTGATCATCTTTTGCTTCATTGCGAAGTGGCTAGAGATTTGTGGGTAtcaattttccttctttttgagAGAGTGAGTCATGCCCCAACGGGTGGTGGAACTATTAGCTAGTTTGATAGGTCAGTTTGGTAGCCACTACAATATAGAAGTTTGAAGGACTGTTCATTTATGCTTTCTGTGGTATGTTTGGAGAAAACGCAATGTTAGAAATTTTGAAGGTTGTGAGAGAATGGTGATaattgttcctttttttttattttttatgaataagaatGGTACTAGAGTTAAAAGCTATTATGTTCAAACCTCTTAATGATTGGATGTCTGCTCACAACAATTATCGCTTTTTAATTTTCTAGGATTTTTGGATTTGTGTTCTTCTTATTCTCCCTAAtgggtgtctctcttgtatactttctataTACTTGGGTTACGCCTTTTTGTGCTTTCTAATAAAATGGAATTactaataagaaaataattttatggtCAGCAATAAGAAAATGTCTCAATCCAAATATATATGCCATGGATGGGAAGCAGATATTTCCTAACATTTTGGGCCATTTCACTTTGTAGTTCATCCATATACTGCTTTAAAATAACTGCaactaaattgttcttttcaaaCGGATGGTCGACATTCTTTTTATGGGCAAATGCAATGCACGCACCAATACAGGATTAAACCCCCGACCTGACCCACCACCCCTTTTTTATGGGAGAGGAGACACCATTTGGTTCAAAGACCATTGGCATACAATTTAATAAGCATTTGATTCCTTTTCACTTGACTTCTCTAATGCACAAGTATAGTGCATCAGAGTCTTGTAATTAAATGGTAGTTTTTTGTGCCATTGTAAACATCACATTATTATTCTGTGCGTGAAGGTAACAGACATTGGGCTGTCAAGTAACATTAAGAACCATATGAAAGCAACCAAAATGACGATGCTAAAGTTAATGAgtactaaaataacaaaaaaataaaagaagaaaagaaagaaaagataaataggGAACTGCATTGGCCAGAAACTAAAGTGATGCCAATTAAGGACAAGATGGAAAGTGGTTAAAATGGTTCATCGTCTACAGTTGGAGACTGGTAAATGCACCAATATGGTAATTTGACAAGGGATACATGCTAGCAGGACAAGAGAATATTGAAAAGAATATACAATGAGAGGTTATGAAAGACGTGATGGCATATGATTTGAAGGGTAACATGATCCCGGGTATCAAGTGCATAGAAGGGGAACATTCTTCTAACCGATTTTTATGTATTTAAGTATTTTAGAGCTTTCTTATATCAAATTGAGTAAAAAATGCACCATATGACCTAAACTTTGACTTCTAAGGCATACACACACAAAAGGAAATGTAGGAATGtaggattcttttttttttttttgcggggGGGTGTGGGGGGGGGATAAGCATGAATTGTATGAACGGAAAGCAATATACAACAAATTTTAGGGCCTCGATAAAAAGTTATGGATCTAAATAGTCCCTACCAATAACAAATTTTGAGATGGTGCTTGTAGCTAAAAATGATTTCCAACCAAAATAGACTtgagaaattaaaatatttgtagaaTACCTCTGAGAGAATTCCACCTCCACAACCAACATCAACTATTTTTAGTCCTTCAAAAGGCCTAGCACTGTTAGGATCCTTTCTGAAATGAGGAAAACTAATCAGAATCTATAGATTACGCAAGAGAAGAAATTTTTATTGTGTGCCTATGTGTCAGTAGTCTAAGTttacaacaacaataacaaagaagaaagagtgaAGAAAGCAGGCAAAATTTACCCAAAATGACGACAAAGAGTGGAGCGAATGAAAGCAAGTCTTGTAGGATTCATCACATGCAATGGTTTAAACGGACCTTCAGAATCCCACCTAATCATAACAATGCATCAAATACTTCTTTATATACTTACTAGTCAAGCTTCAAAGTtctaatttctttcaatttcccACATTTTCTCTCACCAGACAAACAGACATTAACACGcaaatgaaattataaataaatttgtaaGTTTAAAAGCTGACCAGGTTTCGGCAATGGAAGCGAATTTAACGAGTTCGAGCTCTTTCAAAGACGATAGAGACGGAGTAGAACCTCTTCCCATTCCGGTGTCGTTTATGGTGTTATTGTGGGACTGAGGCATCTCTAGCGGTGGGGGTGAAGAAGAATCCGAGAAGGGCCTAAGGTTGAGGAGCGCTCGAGTGGCTCGTGTAGGGTTTGAACAAATGCGGGTGTTGGAGGAATATATGACTCGGAGATGGCTATGGCTCAGGAGCTTGGAAGCCATGGCTGAGATGAGCCAAGGGACTAGGGAGAGCGGAGACAGAGAGAATGGAAGAGTTTGAGTCGTTTACAAAAGGAAACAGAGCTTCATTTGTGTCCAATTCATCTCGTAGCGAACTTTGGCAAGTCttcaattaataaataattcaagtATGTTAGAAAAAGCATTAACAATTACTCAagtattaacaatttaacaaCTGCAACAGATCAAAATTAGCAACTGAAAAAGAATTCCAGCaatatcaaaattaacaaaacaaaatttagaggAAGCAACTATGAATAAGAATTAAGAAACCGTGCAAATTCCAAAAGTCTGCCTCAAGAATTAAGAAAGTGATTAAAAAAGGCTAGATTTGTAAATGAGCATCTTTATACAAAAccaaaatttgtaatattttattacaaattaaaattaaataag
This window of the Corylus avellana chromosome ca5, CavTom2PMs-1.0 genome carries:
- the LOC132180940 gene encoding ubiquinone biosynthesis O-methyltransferase, mitochondrial gives rise to the protein MASKLLSHSHLRVIYSSNTRICSNPTRATRALLNLRPFSDSSSPPPLEMPQSHNNTINDTGMGRGSTPSLSSLKELELVKFASIAETWWDSEGPFKPLHVMNPTRLAFIRSTLCRHFGKDPNSARPFEGLKIVDVGCGGGILSEPLARMGATVTGVDAVEKNIKIARLHADLDQVTSTIEYCCTTAETLVEEERKFDAVIALEVIEHVADPAEFCKSLAALAVPDGAAVISTINRSMKSYATAIVAAEYLLRWLPRGTHEWSSFLTPEELVLILQRANISVREMAGFVYNPLTGRWSLSDDISVNFIAFGTENSKYENK